Genomic segment of Hydractinia symbiolongicarpus strain clone_291-10 chromosome 5, HSymV2.1, whole genome shotgun sequence:
ATGAATTGTGGGCCTAGGTTCTTACAAATGATGCCGCAAATTTCTTTCAATATTACAAAGTTGACTTGGAGCATCCAAACACATTGCTAGTCATACCTTGGAGGACCTCCAAGGTCATACAGTGATCCTTGATCTGTCAAGTAGTACAAGGTCATAGTTACTCTTTTCCCCAGGCTTATGACGTCTTGTCGAATTTTGCCAGATCTTTGTTAAGGGTGCGGTCTTATCGTGTTTACTAAATGATTAAAATAATCCCGAATCATTCGCAAATTTCTTCTTCCTCCAATGCTTTTCCTGATTCCATGTTTTGCCACAATAAATCTGTTCGGCCAGGTTTTATCCAAACACATCGTCTTTGTTGTACATATCTGGAAATAAAAGACATGATTCTGATATGttacattttcatatttgacaATGGAAATGTTAAAATAAGGTATTTTTATATCGCAAAATAGAAAAGGTCCTTTAGTTGTTGAGATATGAGCCGGCTCTCACAACACATATCCCACCTCAACATTGCTCGTCGATATCTAAACAATGCTTTGTTTCTAGCAAAAATTTCATTCCGCCTGCGTGTAAACGTGGTCTAAGGAACCGTTTACACGTGAAATCTCATCCCAGGACGAGTTCATCCCTACCTCTAGTGGAAATCCTCACAACGTTTACATGTTCCAGGCAGGATGAAATTTTATCCTGTGATGAGTTCATCCTTGCCCTAAAGTAGACAGGGATGAAATCTCATAATGGGaggatcaaaaaaaaaatgcatgtaaCCACTCTAATTTATTTCATCTCGGAATGAAATCAGAAAGAAAACACGTGTAAACACGATTCATCCGACAATGAGAATGCTGAATGTACACTTTTCACATTCTTTAAACATGATTTTAATATTGGAGCCATAAAACATTTCGTTGTTTCTTTTTGTGATGACCAACaaagcgaaaaaaaaaacacttgaaatttaaaaaatatgaagagGTTGGTTTTAACTTCTTTTGTTAATTTATATACTttccaagttttttattttatttttaatgaaaagttaaagagaattttattataaatttataCCAGTTCAACCATTTTTCGATCATTATTTATGAATCTATTGTTTTTCATCTCAGGCACCATCCTTCTCCGTTTCTCGTTTGACTTTTGtattcacaaaaaaaatctcTTTGAATAATTATACCGTAATgcctcgaataaacgcccggggcgtttattaattttttgacatttttaaggGCGTATATTCGAGAGGGGCGCTTAAAAGAGGGGGTgcgtttattatatttttcacaCTTCAtctcttttgcagtttttaaagatacctataatatatatcttcacaacagaaaataaaagatattcacatgtttttAGTGAATGAACTTCATAtcgaaaaactaaatttccaaccttaaacctaagataaaaagtaagtaagtatacttttactatcgcatcgaataaacgccccttatgagggaggggcgtctattcaagggggcgtttatttaaaaaatgactgaaaaggagggGAGTCTATTCGATGGGGACGTTTAATaaaagggggcgtttattcgaagcattacggtacgCAAAGTTAGCAAAGTTAATGTTTCCTCCCGGGACGAACTCATCTCATCCCGGGGTGAAAATACAGTGGAGAATTTCTCTATCTTGACCACTCTCTTTCTCGAActaaagtctcggtccctttgTGGTCTGCCCCAAAGCATTTTTctctctttatctcgaactttctcttaTCTCGAACAAATTATTTGGTACCTTgcaagttcgagatagagagattctaCTGTATATGCTGATTTCATATCCTTGGGGATGGGGCTCACGTGTAAACACTTTTTGATTCATCCCGGGATGATGAGATTTAATCCCGCCTGCGTGTAAAGGCCGGTTTCCATACAACGGcattttgcgcccagtcgtaaaaAGCGCCGTGACTTTTGATCTACGCATGCGCGTTGTCAGAAGGCCGCTGACCTCGCGCTTTTGCATGCGCTGgggcgatttaaaaaaagttgaacaggCTCTACTTTTTGCGAGCTACGTTTTGCGCTTCAGGTTAACAGCCAATCAAAATGAGTCTGTCAAAATGAGTCTGTGGAGgcacaaagaaacaacattgtaaacaaacttaaaaagacTAATCGTGATCTGACGACATTAAATCCTTAACCAAAACGTTGTATAGTCCTTTGATTCTTCTTTCTATGGAAAGTCGTCTCATCCACATGTTTTTCTTACGTATTTTACAACGTTGTTTATTTCTACgccataaaaatattgctaggACTACTCTCAAAGTTTGCAGCAACAAATATCGTCTGTTTACATCAgccatgttttgcaaaaaacacgtgagcaaaaatcgctaaatggaaATGGTTCGGTGTATGTGATAAAAGTCGCGGCGCATTTTACGACTGGGTGCAAAATGTTGCTGTATGGAAACCGGCCTTAAACGTGGTCTGAGAAATTAGTTTAATTGCAATGTGCTTCTCCACTATACTTTAGTTTTATGTCCCAATTTTAATAGCGGAGATTCGTTTTTAGGTTTGCGGCGCGCGGTGCCGTCGTGTAAGTTAGCCTtcatcccacattaaaaaaggcCCAAAACCATAGAAATAAAAATTGGAtcattgtaaacatttttataaaatattatttagaaAGATTAAAGATTTggccaatttcttttaaatttaacataAATTGATAAAACATTTGATATAATTTCGTTTAAGCAATGACATAATAATGAACGTCACGCCAGCTATGTTTTAGTGTGCCGTGCCAGCAAAGTGCAAACGAGTCATGGACGACGAGGGCTCATCTAGCTGGTGCTCTTCATGCACGGTTAAAGTACCTGAAAGACAATCTGGAGTTACATCACTTTCATATTCGCAGATACAATTTCCAGAGAATTTATCATTTGAAACCTTGCGCGAACATTTAGTTTCAAGAAACGTATTAGGAGCTgatgaaaaagtagaaaaagaagCATTGATATCATTGTTTCGAAAACACATCTTGCCTTTGCCAAAGAGAGAAGGAAACAATGAAGTAAAGCGTTTAAATGCTGGTGTAAGAGCTGTCAATATCACTAAAAATAAGACAGAAAGGTATACCAggaacattattttatttttaatattatttgctTTTCTGTTCTTTAGTAGTTAGCTAGCCCAGCTAGCTAGCAAACTAACTTGGGGTTATTTATAGCTAGATAGGCTAAATAATTTACTTTAGTCTATAGACGACTTTCATCTTGACGCCTGTTGTTTAAAATCCCCAGACCTATTACGCAAATTGACAGGCCGAACATGCAGGTAGCAAGTTGTGAACCAGTCTAttcttaactttatttttcagtTGGAGGCTATAGCTTGCTTAGAAATCTCGTCAAAACGTAAATATTAAAAGTCATCTATAGGCAAGTAGATTAATTTTAGCTACGTCAAAAAATTGACAGGTAATAAAATAAAGACTGGAAGTCAAGAaagtcaaatatatatatagctatagctttGTTTGTGCCAAAAGTTCAAAAGTTTGTTAATGTAGAGTTCTAGAAGGcttcattttattaaatataccTTAAATATATAGTTAAAAAGGCATGCaggttgtctgttttttttaacgAAATTATAGGAATAATTAGCACAAGTTCAGAAATAATTCAGTTACATACAGGACGAATAATGGCCAAAAAGTGTGAATTTTATTCACAAAGTTGCTAGATCGTGCAGGTGTTTTCGGTAAGTTGGCATCCTCATAaactataatttaattttaaggtCAAAAGATCCCCACTTCGAAATAAAGTTTGGAATTTGCTGGTCAACAGCGTACTGAATTATCTTGCTTGTTCATTTGTGTAAGAGGTCTGAGGAATATAAACAACAGGTGTCATAAAACTTTTCGCAAGGTTAGGTGCAAATGTTAAATTCCACATATGCATGTTTATCCTGACAACCAAGAAGTGAAGGACCACCACATTTTTATTGTAACAATAGCTGCCCCGCTTAATTCCCTCTTGAAAAGTGTATACGTAATTGTAGcattattaaaaacattttgtgataAAGGTTGATTTAAAAGCTACGAACAAATACTTCATTTGCTGTTAAGGTCCACCATTCGCTGTTGATGGTTTTTACAGAACGGTTATTGATCATCAAGCATCAAGCCCTTGCGCGCAGATCATCGTGaatctgattttttttattatcatcttTTCAAAAGTTTATTTAATGAACGACGTCTCGTCTTGATGATATGTTTACTATATCTCTCCAGGACCCCGTATTCAAGGGGATTTCCGTAAGGTATAGTTCCCCCACATGGATTCGGTACTTTCCCTTTATTCTCAAAGCACAAAATATCAATGGTGCATTTCTTGAGGCGAGTTGCACCCAGCCAGTCACTcacataaaagaaaataaagtggttcatatcataataataatagagaaagaaactttaaaaattggATTCCCgtattgaattttgaatttgtgAGAGGTAAGAATCACGAGAATCCAACTAGATTCTGTGGATTCACGAAGTCGTACAGCCTTCGAATTTCGCTTCGGCACTCGGCAATTGCCAAAGTAATTGCCGAAGTATTAGCAGTTATGAGGCTTTCACTTCGGCAATAATATTGCCGAAGAAAAACTCGATCGTCGACTGTTGtagcagtctttttcaggaatatttgagtaggtgtgcgacgatttccttttctacatgtccgaaatagtatgcatgactatactgtcatttttatatttattgttcacttttcgggtcatcacaagcaaataggcaaaaatatgctttgttttcaagctaaaaaaaatctttatccatgtggcttaaaacttcaaaaaaatttacaccGCATGTGCCacggcgtgcgcgtgcgatcgcacggctctcctgaaaaagactgttgTAGTTTCCTTTTATGAATATTCATATTATCCAAACTCCTAGATTTCATCAAACAGATATCGCCACAATGACACAAATAACTTTCCACTGCCCActtcaaaaacaaagaaaaataaaaaaaacatatagtcTCGATGCCCCCAGCTATTGAATTCTCTTTTAAGGGAGAATGTTGAAAACCCTTAAACGACGTGAAGGTAGACAACACGATCCCTTTAACCAATGCACTGCACTGTGTTGACTAACTTAATTTATTCAGTTCGGCCTGCGGTTCAAAATGGCGGAGTGACCAAGTAAGGTTGTATTATCGTtcccaagaaaaacaaaagcatCAGGATTAACTCAGTTGAATTTGTTGATGTTTTATACTCATCAAGGCTTGGCAccacatttacattttttcattttaaaaagtgcCGAAGAAGGTGCCGAAGTCTGCTGAGGCAATTGCCGAAGGTTTTCAGTGCTTTTAACCATTGTCTTCGGCATTTTTTCTGCTGAAAGACTGCCGAAGTGATGTTGAAAAATTGCGAAGTTACTTAGGCAATTATTTGCCGAAGCAAATATATCTGAAATTCGAAGACTGTGGTAGTTGCAAGAATCCATAGCTAAGGTTGGATTTGACAGCCTGGTATTCCATTGTTTATAATTCACTGGCCAGTAATATTGAAAATTATTATTCATTGTAAATGACCACAAAAACTAAGTGGTGACAGGCATATATAATCTCgaagtaaaaaatgtttattgagACCTATTTTATTTGTACCATTGAATTTTAACAAAGGAGCAATAAAGCTGCAACCCTTTTAATTCACGGCGGCACGCGGCAAATGCCGACGTGATTGCCGTCGTGATTTGAGAAAAACTAATATCACGTCGGCAAAAAAATGCCGTCGctagaatttttatattttcaaaaaaaaaaaaaattgttgcctaaagaaataaagatttttcacttatttcgaaaaaaaatacagtaaaaaacttttttcttttctttcctttAAATCCTTTCTTTTCATTGCTTTCGGGAACtcaagttttgtttacattttgttatttcttctacGAACCCACCATGTGTATgttttttcattcattcattttttcctCCACGtgttcttttctatttttaattcattCGAATTGcgtcataaaaaaaaaaagaaaatttttattccCGTAGGGACATCTTCTCTTTTTGTTAAGTCGATTCAAACGTGCCACTTTATTAACAACAAACATTTTACCAGTGAAGACTTCAAAAATGGTTAATTTGTCTGTAGTGAAAAAGtggaatttaaaagaatttgagTATTTTTGTGATGATCCAAGTGATCCTTCGaaagttacaaaaataaaatgtttagtgtGTAGCGAATTTTATGGAGAAAATTCAAAAGAATTAGAAAGGTTACAAGGCCAAGTTAAAATGCAGGTCAAAAAATGGGTCGATGGAAGTTcaacagtgaaaaaaaataatgccgTCGATCATTTGAAATCAAATACCCATAACAAAGCAGTGCAACGACTCAAAGAAAAGCAAACCCCTACTACAGGCCAAGAGATCGCTCAGTCTTCAAGTAAGGAAAAAACTATCGTCGAACATGGTAGAGACTTACTGAAAGGACAGAAATCACAATTGGTAAAAAAGTTTCAGTTGGCTCATTTTCTTATTGCTAACAATAAATCGTTTCAATTCTATACAGACCTGGTGCATTTTCAGAAAGAAGTTTATAATGTGGATGTGGGATCTGGATACCTTCATAGTTTGTCTGCAAAGGAAATGGTATTATATTTATCAAAATCGATAGTGGAAGAAAATATAACTATTCCTTTGAATGACGGAACAAGGATTTATTTTAGTGTCTTGGTTGATGGTTCATCCAACGCTAAAACCATGGACGAAAAAGAAGTTTACGTCATAAAAACATGCGATGATGGTAAGCCTCGCTATGATGTGTTATCAATGGAGCAACCAGAGGATGCAAGTGCCGCAGGGTTGAAAGATTCTTTAGACAATGCTATTGGAAAAGGAAACTTTACTTTCAATCGCCGTGAACGTGAGATCGGACTTGGTTCTGATGGAACGAATACAAACAAAGCTCTGTATCGGTTAGAGAAAGAGGAAGTTGGAGATCATCTATGTTTAGTTCTTTGCCTTAGTCATAAGTTAGAGTTGGCTGTTCATGACGCATTTGACAAATCGTCGTTGAATGAAGATGCTGAAGCACAACTTGTGTCAACGTATTACTTGTTCAAAAGGGCAAACCTGAAATGGCGCTTATTTAAAAGGCACGCAATTATGGTTGGTGAATCATATCGTCGTTACAAACGCCCAGGTGGTACTCGTTGGGTAGCACACCAATCTGATGCTTTAGATTCATTTCTATGTAATTTAGCTTCTTTACTTGGCtttttaaacaatgaaatttcAGATCCTTACAATGCCACTATGAAAAAAGAAGGTCCCAGATTGGAAGGGGTGTTGAATGATTGTACCGATTTGATAATTCTCGTTTTTCAAGctgtcaaaattgatatcatACGCTTGATAAAACCGACGTCCCTGATCATGGAAAAATTATCTTTAATTCTACCAGAAGCAATCGCAACTATCAACGTAACCttgaaaaaaataaggaaattaaAATCTAAGATTGAAGAAGATGGGATCGATGCCTTGAAAAATGAATCACTTTTTCCAACGCTAAACATGGTTTTTCTTCCTAAAATTGAATTTGATGAGGATGGGAGAAGTTTGGGACGATCGACTAGAGCTGCTCCTGCAAGTATTGGTGTTACAACCTACAATGGCTATACACTTAGCAATGGCAATCTTGAAAACGCATTACACAGAAACGAAAGGGAAATTCTGAAAGTTTTGGATACTCTGGAAACATCTCTTTGTGAGCGATTAGCTTTTCTTTCAGAAGACCCAATGCTTTTGAGTGCAGCCATTCTTCTTGATTCGCAATCATATCAaaacaaagaagaagaagaaataaaacaagCATGCGATCAACTCGCGGTTCATTTCAAGTCACCGTTAGAAGCCAATGGTTTTGTGAAACAACGTATTCGTGAGTTGTATAACACcgcattaaaaaatattcttctgttATCAATAATTGTACAATCagtggttttatttttttattttttatttttaattcagcTGCTGAACTCACGACTATGTATGAATATATCATTACTTTCATGTCAAGAACATCAAGCGAAAAATGCTGGCAACAAATGTTCACGCTGAGAGAAAAACTTCAACTTCAAAATATACTTCAACTGGTGGAGATATGCTTGGTAATTCCAATTTCAAACGCTGAGGTAGAGAGGGTGTTCTCGGGATTTACAAAGATGATGACACGTGATAGgtgaaataaataatttctttaataCTCATTTCTATGCATTGA
This window contains:
- the LOC130645536 gene encoding uncharacterized protein LOC130645536; the protein is MVNLSVVKKWNLKEFEYFCDDPSDPSKVTKIKCLVCSEFYGENSKELERLQGQVKMQVKKWVDGSSTVKKNNAVDHLKSNTHNKAVQRLKEKQTPTTGQEIAQSSSKEKTIVEHGRDLLKGQKSQLVKKFQLAHFLIANNKSFQFYTDLVHFQKEVYNVDVGSGYLHSLSAKEMVLYLSKSIVEENITIPLNDGTRIYFSVLVDGSSNAKTMDEKEVYVIKTCDDGKPRYDVLSMEQPEDASAAGLKDSLDNAIGKGNFTFNRREREIGLGSDGTNTNKALYRLEKEEVGDHLCLVLCLSHKLELAVHDAFDKSSLNEDAEAQLVSTYYLFKRANLKWRLFKRHAIMVGESYRRYKRPGGTRWVAHQSDALDSFLCNLASLLGFLNNEISDPYNATMKKEGPRLEGVLNDCTDLIILVFQAVKIDIIRLIKPTSLIMEKLSLILPEAIATINVTLKKIRKLKSKIEEDGIDALKNESLFPTLNMVFLPKIEFDEDGRSLGRSTRAAPASIGVTTYNGYTLSNGNLENALHRNEREILKVLDTLETSLCERLAFLSEDPMLLSAAILLDSQSYQNKEEEEIKQACDQLAVHFKSPLEANGFVKQRIPAELTTMYEYIITFMSRTSSEKCWQQMFTLREKLQLQNILQLVEICLVIPISNAEVERVFSGFTKMMTRDRLSLKNESQEAILRVRGDRNFKPSRYDKAVTMFLNQYPNGEVRKRARRLVGHKFHRRRRAKKVLPVIVPLSDDDGESDDDDCNQNPQQELVNLSDISSDESQWSESDSDDE